A window from Urocitellus parryii isolate mUroPar1 chromosome 1, mUroPar1.hap1, whole genome shotgun sequence encodes these proteins:
- the Twist2 gene encoding twist-related protein 2, with protein MEEGSSSPVSPVDSLGTSEEELERQPKRFGRKRRYSKKSSEDGSPTPGKRGKKGSPSAQSFEELQSQRILANVRERQRTQSLNEAFAALRKIIPTLPSDKLSKIQTLKLAARYIDFLYQVLQSDEMDNKMTSCSYVAHERLSYAFSVWRMEGAWSMSASH; from the coding sequence ATGGAGGAGGGCTCCAGCTCGCCCGTGTCCCCCGTGGACAGCTTGGGCACCAGCGAGGAGGAGCTCGAGCGGCAGCCCAAGCGCTTCGGCCGGAAGCGGCGCTACAGCAAGAAGTCAAGCGAAGATGGCAGCCCGACCCCGGGCAAGCGCGGCAAGAAGGGCAGCCCGAGTGCGCAGTCCTTCGAGGAGCTCCAGAGCCAGCGCATCCTGGCCAACGTGCGCGAGCGCCAGCGCACCCAGTCGCTCAATGAGGCCTTCGCTGCACTGCGCAAGATCATCCCCACGCTGCCCTCGGACAAGCTCAGCAAGATCCAGACGCTCAAGCTGGCCGCCAGGTACATAGACTTCCTCTACCAGGTCCTGCAGAGTGACGAGATGGACAATAAGATGACCAGCTGCAGCTACGTGGCCCACGAGCGCCTCAGCTACGCCTTCTCCGTGTGGCGCATGGAAGGCGCGTGGTCCATGTCCGCCTCCCACTAG